The Tamandua tetradactyla isolate mTamTet1 chromosome 5, mTamTet1.pri, whole genome shotgun sequence genome window below encodes:
- the CNR1 gene encoding cannabinoid receptor 1, protein MKSILDGLADTTFRTITTDLLYVGSNDIQYEDIKGDMASKLGYFPQKFPLTSFRGSPFQEKMTAGDNPQLVPADQVNITEFYNKSLSSYKENEENIQCGENFMDMECFMILNPSQQLAIAVLSLTLGTFTVLENLLVLCVILHSRSLRCRPSYHFIGSLAVADLLGSVIFVYSFVDFHVFHRKDSPNVFLFKLGGVTASFTASVGSLFLTAIDRYISIHRPLAYKRIVTRPKAVVAFCLMWTIAIVIAVLPLLGWNCKKLQSVCSDIFPLIDETYLMFWIGVTSVLLLFIVYAYMYILWKAHSHAVRMIQRGTQKSIIIHTSEDGKVQVTRPDQARMDIRLAKTLVLILVVLIICWGPLLAIMVYDVFGKMNKLIKTVFAFCSMLCLLNSTVNPIIYALRSKDLRHAFRSMFPSCEGTAQPLDNSMGDSDCLHKHAHNTASVHRAAESCIKSTVKIAKVTMSVSTDTSAEAL, encoded by the coding sequence ATGAAGTCGATCCTAGATGGCCTCGCAGATACCACCTTCCGCACCATCACGACAGACCTTCTCTACGTGGGCTCAAATGACATTCAGTACGAAGACATCAAAGGTGACATGGCATCCAAACTAGGGTACTTCCCACAGAAATTCCCTTTAACGTCCTTTAGGGGCAGTCCCTTCCAAGAAAAGATGACTGCAGGAGATAACCCCCAGTTAGTCCCAGCAGACCAGGTGAACATCACAGAATTCTACAACAAGTCTCTTTCGTCCTACAAGGAGAATGAGGAGAACATTCAGTGTGGGGAGAACTTCATGGACATGGAGTGCTTCATGATTCTGaaccccagccagcagctggccATCGCCGTGCTGTCCCTCACGCTGGGCACCTTCACGGTCCTGGAGAACCTGCTGGTACTCTGTGTCATCCTGCACTCCCGCAGCCTCCGCTGCAGGCCCTCGTACCACTTCATCGGCAGCCTGGCGGTGGCAGACCTCCTGGGGAGCGTCATCTTTGTCTATAGCTTCGTGGACTTCCATGTGTTCCACCGCAAAGACAGCCCCAACGTGTTTCTGTTCAAACTGGGCGGAGTCACAGCCTCCTTCACTGCCTCTGTGGGCAGCCTGTTCCTCACAGCCATCGACAGGTACATATCCATTCACAGGCCCCTGGCCTATAAGAGGATTGTCACCAGGCCGAAGGCAGTGGTGGCATTCTGCCTGATGTGGACCATCGCCATTGTGATCGCTGTGCTGCCTCTCCTGGGCTGGAACTGCAAGAAACTGCAATCTGTGTGCTCGGACATCTTCCCGCTCATCGACGAGacctacctgatgttctggattGGGGTCACCAGTGTGCTGTTGCTGTTTATCGTGTACGCGTACATGTACATCCTCTGGAAGGCTCACAGCCACGCGGTCCGCATGATCCAGCGCGGCACCCAGAAGAGCATCATCATCCACACATCAGAGGACGGCAAAGTGCAGGTGACCCGGCCCGACCAAGCCCGCATGGACATTCGGCTGGCCAAGACCCTGGTCCTGATCCTGGTGGTTTTAATCATCTGCTGGGGCCCCCTGCTCGCCATCATGGTGTATGACGTCTTCGGAAAGATGAACAAGCTCATTAAGACGGTGTTTGCTTTCTGCAGCATGCTCTGCCTGTTGAATTCCACCGTGAACCCCATCATCTACGCTCTAAGGAGCAAGGACCTGAGACACGCCTTCCGCAGCATGTTCCCCTCGTGCGAAGGCACCGCACAGCCCCTCGATAACAGCATGGGGGACTCGGACTGTCTGCACAAACACGCACACAACACGGCCAGTGTCCACAGGGCCGCAGAAAGCTGCATCAAGAGCACAGTCAAGATTGCCAAGGTGACCATGTCTGTGTCCACAGACACGTCTGCCGAGGCTCTGTGA